A region of Streptomyces deccanensis DNA encodes the following proteins:
- a CDS encoding CU044_5270 family protein: MNDNPSPRDEDEPAGAGVPAAVPAAVERDLPPGRHRVLREQLMREIENDGETPAVRPRTALWRRPAFVGPAVAAALTVAVVVGAAVTQQAAGPPTTHADSSDGRSRGEATRSDESAADLLAQVAKAAEKRSRPEVRDDQFVYTERNDYHWKMDPEKTDMPCPRTLEAYPYGVREFWSSVDGQHNGLQRERGTDGEVVEMSLGKQLPVKNGVTFFREVEDELPTDADGMYRYLYGLKGDERASGAKSADRKAFAKASTLLAEQLLPPKVEAALYRAVARIPGLTVYEGSVDAAGRTGVSVGLAGDWPEYRGHGPTRHELLFDTRTLAFLAADTVKLDPPADSCDSLDAGDLVSSVAVLKRTVVDRVSERP; encoded by the coding sequence CGTCCCCGCCGCCGTCGAGCGGGACCTCCCTCCGGGCCGTCACCGTGTCCTCAGGGAGCAGCTGATGCGTGAGATCGAGAACGACGGCGAGACCCCGGCCGTACGGCCGCGTACCGCGCTCTGGCGGCGGCCCGCCTTCGTGGGGCCCGCCGTGGCCGCCGCGCTGACCGTCGCGGTCGTGGTGGGCGCCGCGGTGACCCAGCAGGCGGCCGGGCCGCCGACGACACATGCGGACAGTTCCGACGGCCGGAGCCGGGGCGAGGCGACGCGCAGCGACGAGAGCGCGGCCGATCTGCTGGCGCAGGTGGCGAAGGCGGCCGAGAAGCGGAGCCGGCCCGAGGTACGGGACGACCAGTTCGTCTACACGGAACGGAACGACTACCACTGGAAGATGGATCCCGAGAAGACCGATATGCCCTGCCCCAGGACCCTGGAGGCGTACCCCTATGGTGTGCGCGAGTTCTGGTCGTCGGTGGACGGGCAGCACAACGGGCTGCAGCGGGAGCGTGGGACGGACGGCGAGGTCGTGGAGATGTCCCTCGGCAAGCAGCTCCCCGTCAAGAACGGCGTCACCTTCTTCCGCGAGGTCGAGGACGAACTGCCGACCGACGCCGACGGGATGTACCGCTACCTGTACGGGCTGAAGGGCGACGAGCGGGCGTCCGGCGCGAAGTCGGCCGACCGGAAGGCCTTCGCCAAGGCGTCCACGCTGCTCGCCGAGCAGTTGCTGCCGCCGAAGGTGGAGGCCGCGCTGTACCGGGCCGTCGCGCGGATCCCGGGACTGACCGTGTACGAGGGGTCCGTCGACGCGGCGGGCCGCACGGGGGTCTCCGTCGGCCTTGCGGGCGACTGGCCCGAATACCGGGGCCACGGGCCGACCCGGCACGAACTCCTCTTCGACACACGGACGTTGGCCTTCCTCGCCGCGGACACCGTCAAGCTCGACCCTCCGGCCGACTCCTGCGACTCCCTCGATGCGGGTGACCTGGTCTCGTCGGTG